The region CAAAGTTCTAAACATTACTGGCATTGTTTAATTGTGTACAAGCTTGTGCATAGACATAGGACAGACAGGGGTGTTGTGTAAATATGAATACGGTTACACAACTAAAAGGAAGatagaggatgtgtgtgtgacacgTGAAAGGCTGACTGGGTGAAGGCGTAATGTATGAAGAGACTATAAAGCTTCTAGCTACACTGATCTTATGAACTtggtagttaaaaaaaactgaggtGACAGCACCATCTGCTGTAGCAAACCAGAACAAGAACTTcaccaaaaataaacataacttAGCCACGTTGTGATTGACATTCTGAACATTTAGATTAAACAGCATGGAAGTAATAATACTAAGCATTAGATGACATCTTTCTTTGAagtcagtttaataataaatgctACAATGCATTTTGGTTGGTAAAGTCTTAAGGTTTTATACACAGCCTTAAGTTCCAAATGTATAAACACTAATGattccctcccccccccccctccaacaGCTGTCCAAGTGTTACTATCAAAACTCTAAAGGCCACACAATTCTGCAAACACCATGTGATTTTATTGGTACAGCATAAAGGCACAGATTTAATTCACTGAGCAGACTTGACCAAAGGAGTGATGAGGCacagccaacacacacaaaaacaatacaagTTTTGGCTGACCACACAGTGAATATGGTTATTTAAAAGTGAACCTGTCGGCTCTCACTTTCACAATACAAAGTCAAAAGACAACTCATTGTCGCCCCCCACATGGTTAACGATAGTCCTGCCACTGGATGAGGACATGACAGAGTCAAATAACATTTACTATTAAAAAACAATGCTGGTAGTTATGTGTAccagaattaaaaacattacatagaaggaaaagaaaaaaaaaagaagcaagtgTAAGCAGGATAATCTGTTAGTGTTATCAGGCAAAACTCTACCCCAGTGCACTGTGGGTGACCTTAGTGTGGTATGTACCATGTTCTGCAtacatcaaaaaaacaaacaaataagagACAACTAAAACACCCATCATTTCTGATGTTTAGAGTAACACTTCTAGCTGTGCtggtaaaatacaaaaaaaagatcattCATCTTTACAAAAATGAGTATATTTACCTTGTTTTGGCTTATAAACAGTACCATTAAAAGTGTAGTGTACACATCCTATACATCAGTGCTCCTCGGGTCAAGGCTTTATGAACCAAAGCACATTCTTATCCCAACTCACGTGGAGGTAGAAATACTGCAGCAAGCCCAAACAGTCAACGTAAGAACATTATTGTGTACATGAAACTTGAAGATTGTTCTTTCATTCAAAATGCTGCTGACACCCAAGTGTGAACTGAACTATTGTTGTTTCCAAAGACAAACTAGCCAAAACTAAACACTTCCTTGAGATATGAGCTTTCCCTCTACAAAGTGTACCACCAAACAGAAAATACTCTTAAAGTGATTGCTCTCTTTGCACTTTAACACAGtgttttcattcaaatataaatacaactttGTCGTCTTTACATGTAGTGCATTATACTCTGGgaagacacacactcatacttTGCGCCGTATGTTCTTTAGTATGTTCTTAATGTTGATTACACTGAAGATCATGAATCCACACCAAGCAGTGATAGAGGATACACCATTATAGGCTCATTCAATTCCTACCTTAAAGTGATACTACAAACTGTAGAAGAAAGTCATTGTGGCATTTACATTAACACTGattaaatgctttgttttttccAAAGTATATTCAAACTCGTCCCACATCAGTCACACCtatgatgtaaatgtataaacttaaaCCTGGAAATGAAGATATCAATTTTTAGTGTGTGGCAGCTACATTCTcactgtatattatttataCAAGGGAAGAATATCACATATTACACTTGATTTAATGTTGTGTGGCTCTTTTTCTGGAGTGAATTAAAATACTAACTAAAATATATACTGAACTGTGATATTTTGAGTTTCAGTGTAAGACATTTCTGTGACCGAATAACTACATAATAATATGTGACAATTGACACCAAGACCACATTTTGGTCAACACCCATTCAAAATTATTTTAGTGTTTAAGTCATGGGATGTTGCTGAGAGATGTGTGCATAGTTTGCAGTAATAGAGATGCATACACATTAAACAAATCACAGGTGTGACTACAGTGTGACTGTTGGTCTGTTAAAACAAGTGTGTTTTTCAGTACGGGAGTGGgaatctgtgtgtttgagttggAAACAGGGTTTATGCTGTATGTATCAAAAAGTCTGTGGAGAGTCTCTGCATGCACGCAGCGTGCTAGTCATTAACTAGTCGATAAACGTGGTACTGTGCTCCGTGTTCACTGGTGGACACTTCAAACACAAAGGCGATGCACAGCAGAGTCTCCTGAGTTTCTCTGTTGGACACCACCTGGCAAGTGACAGAGAAGAGATTGTCGAGGGGTCAGGATTTAATAATAACAAGACTTCAGGGGAGAGTAAAGTGgaaaacaagatgaaaatatgaatatcaTCTTTACTAATAGGAAAGCAATGTTAACAAAATTGTAAAATTGGATTATCTGAGATTAGTTTTTTTGTGGAAGCTCAAAAACTGATACTGATTAGTTGTGGAAAGTGTGATAGTGCACTAACAGTCACCATCACAGCTTGACTGCTGCAGAAGCAAATGCACTACAGAAAATAGTTAAGACTGCATCTAAAATGCAGACAGAGCCTTCTcagttgctgcccccaccctcTGGAAATCACTCCACAAATCCCACCATGACTGCACTGACCTCATCACAAAATCACTCCTCAAgatccactttttaaaatctgcttttaatgtttgcttttttcgTCTTTGAGTACTGTTAAAAGCTCtctataaatataatttatgattattattattattttaaaaaatatgtcattattgttattattttttaaaatgactggcCACTGCGTTTATAAAGTTTGGCGTCATCAAAAGGCCCTAAAAGTCATCAGAGAGGATTCTCACCCAGCACTACCCCTCTATCAGGGAATGCCCTGTGGGGTGAAGTACAGACAACTCTATGTTTAGGTTATTCAACTCTTGGCTATttaacacgtttttttttttcagcttatcttttatattcaggttattttgtgtattttaagcattctattatatagtatatacCATGTTTAATGGTGATGGCCTGTCCTGCAGTATGATCCTATCAAGGCACAATTAAGTTAAATCAACACAGATACATTTACCTGTAGGATGGTGAAGTTCTCCAGTACACTGTTCATCATGTATTTCTCTGGCAGGTGTTTGAGTTTGTGAATGAAGTTGATCATATATTCACACATGGGTGAACGATGGATACGGAACACatacttccctccttccatatGTGCATATTCTGTCTGGATAGGGGAGAGACCCGCAAAAACGCTtcacaattaaaacatgttctGATATGAAACTTAGTCATTTGCATCAAAATACATGGTTCATTTTCTCACCTCAACCTTCTCCACCACCTGTTTGCCAAAGGAGCAGACCTTTGTTGAAACGCTGATGGTGATGTTTTCTGTTCCACTGTACTGGCTGCTCACACCATAGAAGGCGCCAGAACCCTCCTCAACGTCACTGCTCAGATCCGCCTGGGACAAGCACAAGAAACCACTACTAAGAACAGATATCCTTAGTACCTTGTCAAGTGAATAGGAAGgtatgtccaaacttttgacttgttctgtatgtgtgtatacctgCATAgattgtatttgttgtttggtttttattgaCTTTACATCATTAATACctataaaatattatttgtgTAAACCCCTGCTCCAGCATTACATTGGCTTTGCTTCCCCCATGTGGATTAACAAGGTATAACCTCACCAGTCTGATAACTGTACTTGCTGTGAAAAAAGTTATGTAATGTGAATATATGTCATGAAATCTAAATATAAATGGTACATTTTGTGGTATCAAAGTTGTAAAGTTCGCTAATGATCCCCTGATTTCTCATGATATTGTTAAATTCAAAGACTTCCTTTTCTGAAACATACCACTTACAATTCTAGGTTatgtaaaactaaataaaaaaaaaaacacagtgggaGTTGTGTGTACCGACCCAGAACTTGACAAGGAAGAACGCGTTGTGCGGTCCTTTTTCGTACAGTTCCTTCAGGCCTCCTTTCTTTTCAGAGAACTTGTCATAAATCTGTCTCACGTCTATTGACTCCAACACAGGATCACTGTAGCCTGGGTTTGATGGGCCAATGTGCACGAAAAGGTGTTTATACtgcaggagaggaaaggaagagggagagaaaagaagaaaagaaacacaaatgtaagATTTTACATTGTTGACTCttcttttagaaaaaaaatgtcagagcGCCTGTAccgtctctctgtctctgtgagtCTCCAAAAAAGCAGAGTACTCCAGTAGCCGTAGTTTGGCTGAGGCGATGGTTCTGTCTTGCCACACAGGAGCTGCTATAGCGGCAGGGCGATGGGGAGACAGGGGCTCATAACCTGCCAAACATTTATACAAGGACAACACAATTAACATATCAGTAATCACACTTAATTAATGAAGTCACTGgttgtgtccaaaatcactaccatattcactcattcactactccctatATAATAGATACTAACTAGTAattttgtgtcatcaccatcagctgtagagttgGGTGATGGTagttttcacatatttaaaatgtggagcattgcattgtgggattgttagcagaaagcAGTGTACATGCCATGGACACTACTTTTTTCATTCCATGGTGGAATATTTGAGGGCTCTATGTAGTGGAGATATTTACATCATGCTCAacattcagacactcaaattAAATGGCTgagggtaaatgtagtgcactataCAGTAAAAAgagagtgatttcagacacagccacTGAGTTTGTGTTGACACTTACTGATGGGTGTGGGGACAGGGGCTGGTAGTGTAGTGTACGGTGGCTGTGCAAAGGGCTTGatgctgtaaataaaaaatataacagcatAAACCTAAAATGAGCAATTATACCAATTTAAACATACAAGCATCTTCAAATTTGATTTTCAAATAAAGCCATCTAATCTGGTGGTGATGCTTACTCCTGAGAATGTCCAGGCTGTCCTGGCACGGGGCCGGGCCAAAactaaatgaaagaaagaaagggaaaaaagagatgaTAGTATTACTCAGACTTTGATCCACGAGGTAGAAAAGAACAGATGTGTcggtgtgtctgtctgtgtatttctCACCCTGACTGGTGGAGGGAAGGGAGTCTGGGGTTTCATTACACTAGCAGACACAATCTGAGCTGATGAGAGGTTGGCTACTGTCTGTAGTGCTTTGTCTTTGGAAACCTGGTCCTGAATGAGACGTACAAGGGATAATGCACAATGATGATGCTCCATCTTGAGAAAAGCCAGTCACATTTAGGTTAACATTCCAGAGCCAGCCAACCTTCATGGCCAGTTTAGACAGCAAGCCAGCCAACATATATAATACTTCAGCATGATGCAGTAACTATGAGGGAAGACAGGACAGGGTGCAAAGCAGATACGGGGGGGATGCCAAAGCAGTAGGCGCACCAGGCTAGCAGGCTAGGAGAGGCAACTGGAGCCATCACCAGTATTCCACTAAAGCCACTGAAAACAAAAGAGTAATGAGCAAGATTTTTGAGTCTGGCAGTAGCTTTGCGTTGTGGACTAGCAGTAATTTGATGCCAACCGCTAAGCACAAAGCCTGAAGCAAAAAACTGTAGTTGTATAACCAAAACTTACCAAGTTCATGGCCTATGGCAAAGAAAAGATGTTATTAAttaacttcacacacacattttaagtaAAAGCAGGTCACAGAATCACTGTTaggcaacaagaaaaaaaaaacaactctcaCTAGGTGCAACTCCTGGAAGTGACTATATCCAGAACCCACCATGTCCAAAACACTCACGCTAAGCtcaaaaacattaatattacattGACAGGACAGgctatgttcttttttttaatctttgccATCTTAaagctgttttctgacatttaattcTGGAAATATATGGGCCTAGAAACTTGAAAAAGTTACTCTCTCTAACTGTGTATTAGAGAGCAGCAAGTTAAAATGCCTTTGCTTCAAAATGATTTCACAAAGAAAGTCTATTACAGGGCAGGGTAAAACCACAAGAAAAGCGCTTACACAGGAAAGATATAAAGAAGAGTGAGAACGTGGAGATCAgaaatttattaaaaaaggagaaaactgaAGTTCTTCAATCAGCATCAAAGATGAGGGAAACATTTCGTAAAAAACTCCtcgtgtgttttgtgtgtatgcatgcattcATGTGCATTGCTACAGCTGTGCACATGCTGAGGGTCAACCAAGCCAGCTAATCGAATCTCATGCAACCATCAGTCCAATCCCACAAGCCTCTTGAACTCTGTATAACTCAACAGTATTgccacgcacgcacacacacacacacacacacgcacgcacgaaaacacacacacacacaacacaaacacacaccctctTTCCCACAAATTATGACAAACACACTCCAAACAGCAGGCCTCTACACTGAGCAATGCCACATATGGGCAAAAAGCAAATGATTAAGAGTACCTTCAAAGCATAAAAGCAcccaaataaaaatgtctggaAATGTGAGTTTGCTAAACTTTAACTTGCTACATGCAATTCCCACAGCCATTAATTAACGCTACCTTAGTGTCCAATTCCCACTATCGCTATTATGTACCCAACCCTTCATAAACTGGATTTACAGTCCTCCAATGAGGTGTTGCAGAGGTCCTGACCTACATGCCAGTGGTACAGgaatcatgacatcatcagatcacaaaatgtatttgtcatcAGGCCATGTGGTGCATTAATTGTTAATCATCTCTACCTTCCTGTATTCAGTTGATTGCAACCAGAAGGCTTGAACTGTGTCTTTCATTAACTTGTACCACACCATATTGGCAGTGAAAATGATGGCAAAACATTCAGCTAGTCTAAGTTCACCAGttatactttttaatttttgactgaaacacaaaaaagccAACATGCACTGATAGGCGACCAACATGCAGTTACATTTGAGGAGGTGAACGTCACTCGTGGCAGAACCACCAATGCAAGTAGTATTGAGCCTCCATTTGTATGGATATtaatggggcttttccactaaacagttctagcactactcaactcgactcgtttttttttgcttttccactagggatagtacctggtacctggtgcttttttagtacctgctctggcgaggttccaagAGAGCCGAGCCGataataaaatgtgacgtcaacagactgccggccactgattggtcagagagtcgtcaatggaagagtcatgagccgtcccacacaagaatcaaacctggcatttttaaatactggcaaCAATAGTTACAGTGATTCGGCtgtcttctcttgctttgtgtgtgacaaaaggcACAGGCCGAGCAGCAAGTATACTATCGCCTCGATGttctccattgtttatgtgtttgtgtcgcgtataaaacgaagtcacgacAGTTTCgtgcagccgtgctatgacgagcCCGCCCGCGTTGAGGatgtactatgaagtaatggaaaaggtcgttcctggtaccaaactgagtcgagccgagtagtgctagaactgtgtagtggaaaagcgccataaattGCCATAAGCTCTGACAAAGACTATCAGTGAGTCAATCTACGGTGATTCAGTGGGTTAAGTTGCATTCGGGCCACGTGCAGAGCGAAGCAGTTAGCATGGCAGAGTCAGTGAGCATGTGTACCTTGAGCTTAGACTGAATCTCACGAGACTTTCTCTTGGCCAAGACTTGCAGGTGACTAGAGACCTGAGAAAAGACAGGATGACGGAAAGAGGACGgtaggaaaaaggaaaggaaaagaaaagaaggggggATGTGACTACAGAGGGAAGGGGGATGTTAGTTCAGGGGGCACCCACCTTGATGCTCGCCTGATATTCTCGTACCCTCTTACGTGCCAGAACCTGAATATGACTAGACACCTACAGAACCAGGGTTAatgttatgaaaaaaaaacacataattcacAGTATGatttttgaaattttaaatCACTATTAGCCATTAATAATTACATTGAAATTGGTACTAaacaacaaaatagaaaaagtaGCTGCACCATGCAAATTCACCTACATAAAACACATGTAGATCATCCTCAATAACTATCTGTGCATACCTGTTTGCGTGTGCGTGTCTTTCCTGTTCGTAGCTTGATGTAGCGAGCTATCAGCTCATTTCGACCTAGAAGTGAGAAAAGTAAACCGATCAAATCAACAAAGGGgagcacatacaaacacacagaaatactgaTTTTCTGCCATCAACAACTTGGTGATTCATAAAACCTTTAGTTAAGAGAAAAGAGGTTATTGATGAAGCTGATATAACCTGTAAGGAATGGTGTTCCACTTTGTTTGTTCTGCTTTACACAGATGTGCACTATAAACAGgggtaaaacattttattttaaaatcactgaCACAAAACAAGccctgattgattgattgattgattgatacttCAGCTTTTCGTGGATAGCCCCTAAAACATTGCTGTACCAATTCCATAGTCTCTCTACCTCTTCCAAGAGGTACAGTCACAAAGTAGACctgcacatttttaatcacACCACCCTACGAAGGCAGTCACATTACCACTGGTTCAACCTACATCATTTGTTCACAGACGAAAACATGATCCAGAAAGTCAATGATGACATAAATTCACATTAAGCCAAACTTAAAGCTGTAAGATTCATATCAAAATTGAGGATGTGTagtagggatgtcccgatccagctttttgcacttccaatccgataccgatattgtagcttttagcataggccgataccgataccggccgatccaagcatgtattaaagattaaagatatttacttattttgttgttatactcatgttgaaaagggttttactcttaagaacaactagccaacttaattaggttagtttgaataatccacaatggttggtaatgagaagctgaccagtttattcttaacagggttaaataaacacaaaatagacaaaataataaatagtcaattaaccacacaaactgaattggcatcagtgctctgctcttgaacaacaagagtgtaaaccaaggcttaaaaaaccatcagtgcaaacaatattgtaaactgtataaaaaaagcaaaacacacaaaaaagctgagtagaaaataaatagtgggatgctggacaggtcactaggtgtgctgaaaaacgcggaccggatttggggggaaaagctgaaaaaactggaatggattacctacatcggtgcgcACGAAAACACGGActggagttttgaaaacaaactggatcgggagtccggatcgggattttcccgtgcaggccgatccgatattgatatgcattttctgctaatatcggcggccgatccgatccaaatatcggatcgggacatccctaatgTGTAGTGATTAAAAGTACAATCATTCCAcaacatgtcagtgtttttcagCCTACGTGTCTCTGAAAATATCAACTGACCAAATGTAGGTTTTGGTTGTACTACAGGTTGTACCTGTCAAGCTCTCATAAGAAACCAAAAGGTCAGGATGATGGTGATACGTTTCCATCCCCTGAATGGATTTAACATGAGTATGAAAATTTGAAGTGACAGCagtttctgtgtctgtatgCTATTCTTATTATAGACAGCCTTTGTTAATTTTGAGTCAGATTTGGCCTTGCTCGCTGGCAGAGCTCTACATAGACAGAGTAACAGTGGAATGAAGCGAGCAGAGGTCATCATATGGTTAACAGACTTCCAAATTGTGGTCACCGCAGACTGCCTGGTCAGctatttctttctctgcctcccCCCTGCTCACACCACACCTGATGAATTGCTAATCGTAACTGGTGAGCAGCTCACTATTCACTCAATGGCAGATGTCCGAATTAGCAGGAGGTTAAAAGGTGATCAAGTGAAGCCTCACAGACTAATTCCACGACTGTATTCATCGATCGCATATAACAcgaacatcatcatcatccgtCTTTCTGGGAAGTGGTGTGATGCTTTAGGGACTTAGGCTGAGTCACATCAGCTCGGAGGACTTACCAGAACACAGTATTTCCCAAAATCAACACAAGGGGCTGACTCAGACACAGCAGTCTGCTCCAATTTCcaaaacatctctctctctctctctctctcNNNNNNNNNNNNNNNNNNNNNNNNNNNNNNNNNNNNNNNNNNNNNNNNNNNNNNNNNNNNNNNNNNNNNNNNNNNNNNNNNNNNNNNNNNNNNNNNNNNNNNNNNNNNNNNNNNNNNNNNNNNNNNNNNNNNNNNNNNNNNNNNNNNNNNNNNNNNNNNNNNNNNNNNNNNNNNNNNNNNNNNNNNNNNNNNNNNNNNNNCTGTAGCTTTTTcaaagtgtgaatgtgtgtaccaGTGGGATTATCCCTGTTTACTGACAAGGAAGTGGGGGGGTGGTCAACTCAAGGAGCTCACACTTCcacaaaaggagaaaaggagaaaatgctGCGATGCTGAAACAAACTTTCCCTTTCTGTCACAGGGGATCACATATTCCGCTTCCctcacaaaccacacacacatacacaaatgcatGACACAGACTGCTATGAACAAGAACGTCAACACTCagccaaaacaaagaaaaaaattgctAGGAATGTTGGGTGCTATCCAAAGCCTTCAATAGGGTAGGAAGAAATGGTCAAAATGTTGGGTGCTAGCCAAAGCCTTCAATAAGGTAGGAAGAAATGGTCAAAATACATCAAAGCTCTAATCAGCTCTACGCAGCAAAtcctaataaaaacaaacaaaagacatattacatgtgtgtgtgcactagTGCCCCTAGAGAATaatcagacatgtttttttttcattatgctACCCTAACCTGACTTGAAACAAGGATCAATATCCCAAAGTGCAGTCAGTGGATCACTACAGGCCTTTGCGGCAAAAGGCTCaaactatatttaaatgttaactttttaatgtcttttaaagttgagtacaaaaaaaaaaaaaatccacatacgCACAATAACGCAAACATGACTACAAATACTCGAACAGGCATGCTGGGCCAGTAAGTGGCAATAATGTCAATATACGATATGTCCAGCTAATTTTCCTTTAGCGGTAGTGACTTAAAAACAAAATCGatagtaaataatgatttatgtatttaaaattatTTGACATCTTTGGGTCTCCGTCAATTAAGAGTAGGGTATAGACCTGGTCAGGGCCACGACACCAGGATATTGTTTTCTACAGTTTATCATGCTGTACCGAAATCAAACCAAACCGTGACCCCAAAACCAGAGGTACATACAAGAGGTACATACTGAACCATGATTTTAGTGTACTGTTACACCTTTAGTCATTTTGTATGTAAAGAATACCACCAGGCCTTAAACACAGACATTCAGGCTTACGGTTTGGCTTTTGAAAAAGctgcagaagaaaaacacttgaGAGGAGAGATGTGTGCGTTTCTGACAGAAATGTGCTGTTCCTCCTCACCATACATCTTCCCCTCGTCTGAAAGTATGATCTTCCTCCTGCCGCAGGGAGGGTAGATGGCAAGAGCTTCCTGAAAGCTCTGCTCAATGTCTGGACTCCACACTCCCTCAGGGTCCCCATCCAATCCGCGGTCTGCCCCGTCGGCCAGTCCGTCTCCATCGTCACCCTCCTCCTGCGCCCCATCAGGGCTACCACGGCAACTCCACT is a window of Scomber scombrus chromosome 10, fScoSco1.1, whole genome shotgun sequence DNA encoding:
- the tead3a gene encoding LOW QUALITY PROTEIN: transcriptional enhancer factor TEF-5 (The sequence of the model RefSeq protein was modified relative to this genomic sequence to represent the inferred CDS: inserted 1 base in 1 codon), whose product is MGGVCVGTHKTFACARVSSPRLCAFXVRALISYQTHTWHSAFFLWVVAGAVIIASEWSCRGSPDGAQEEGDDGDGLADGADRGLDGDPEGVWSPDIEQSFQEALAIYPPCGRRKIILSDEGKMYGRNELIARYIKLRTGKTRTRKQVSSHIQVLARKRVREYQASIKAMNLDQVSKDKALQTVANLSSAQIVSASVMKPQTPFPPPVRFWPGPVPGQPGHSQDIKPFAQPPYTTLPAPVPTPISYEPLSPHRPAAIAAPVWQDRTIASAKLRLLEYSAFLETHRDRETYKHLFVHIGPSNPGYSDPVLESIDVRQIYDKFSEKKGGLKELYEKGPHNAFFLVKFWADLSSDVEEGSGAFYGVSSQYSGTENITISVSTKVCSFGKQVVEKVETEYAHMEGGKYVFRIHRSPMCEYMINFIHKLKHLPEKYMMNSVLENFTILQVVSNRETQETLLCIAFVFEVSTSEHGAQYHVYRLVND